The Clostridium septicum genome contains a region encoding:
- the lon gene encoding endopeptidase La has translation MNENKNTLPLIPLRGITIFPNMVIHFDVGREKSIAAVEAAMEQQTDIFLSSQKDPNVEEPEFNDIQEIGTICKVKQLLKLPNNIIRVLVEGIERAKLVSVEVEGEYIKSTIEKVQEVQDSEDKDIEAYAKILKKSFNRYMRISDGGKSSGGNLFEQVKDYSELTDVIASYVIIEEDKKQDILQELNIIKRIEKLLSIIEKEIDIIKVEKRISNKLKNSMDKTQKEYYLREQIKVIQEELGEDDEEKREITRYEEKIKKVKLPKLVKEKAQSEVARLKSAGSSSEGNVIRTYLDWILDIPWSKSTKDNFDIKKAEEILNDEHYGLIEVKERIIEYLAVKQYTNNLKGPILCLVGPPGVGKTSIAKSVAKAINRNFVRMSLGGLKDEAEIRGHRKTYVGAIPGRIVYSMKEAKSNNPLMLLDEIDKLGFDHKGNVADALLEVLDSEQNNTFRDHYLELDLDLSKVMFITTANSLDNIPSPLLDRMEVIEVSGYTYEEKFHIAKKYLIPKILKEHKLNEEKFKISDGSIKEIINSYTCESGVRSLERVLAKLVRKSLTEMIKKQKEITNITTSRIQKYLGAPIYTYDKREHEDRVGVVKGMAWTAAGGDTLPVEAVTMHGTGKLELTGQLGDVMKESAKIAFGYVRANAEKFGIKEDFYKNTDIHIHFPEGAIKKDGPSAGITITSAIVSALSNKKVRSNVAMTGEVTLTGRVMPIGGLKEKSIAAFRAGIDTIIIPKENEKDIIKIPTTIKNKLNIITVEDVKEVLNKVIIGVDTIDEN, from the coding sequence ATGAATGAAAATAAAAATACTCTACCTTTAATTCCTCTAAGAGGAATTACAATTTTTCCTAATATGGTTATACATTTTGATGTAGGCAGAGAAAAATCTATTGCAGCTGTAGAAGCAGCTATGGAACAGCAAACAGATATATTCCTTTCAAGCCAAAAGGACCCTAATGTAGAAGAACCTGAATTTAATGATATACAGGAAATAGGAACCATATGTAAGGTAAAGCAACTCCTTAAACTTCCTAACAATATAATAAGAGTTTTAGTAGAAGGTATAGAAAGAGCTAAACTTGTAAGTGTGGAGGTAGAGGGAGAATATATTAAGTCTACTATAGAAAAGGTGCAAGAAGTACAGGATAGTGAAGATAAGGATATTGAAGCTTATGCTAAAATATTAAAAAAGAGTTTTAATAGATATATGAGAATCTCAGACGGAGGTAAGAGTTCTGGGGGAAACTTATTTGAACAAGTTAAAGACTATAGTGAATTAACTGATGTTATTGCATCTTATGTAATTATTGAAGAAGATAAGAAACAAGATATTCTTCAAGAGTTAAATATAATAAAGAGAATAGAAAAATTACTTTCTATAATAGAAAAAGAAATTGATATTATAAAGGTAGAGAAGAGAATTAGCAATAAGCTAAAAAATAGTATGGATAAGACTCAAAAAGAATACTATTTAAGGGAGCAAATAAAGGTAATACAAGAAGAACTTGGTGAAGATGACGAAGAAAAAAGAGAAATTACAAGATATGAAGAAAAAATAAAAAAGGTTAAATTACCTAAACTGGTTAAGGAAAAGGCTCAAAGTGAGGTTGCAAGACTTAAATCAGCAGGTAGTTCTTCTGAAGGTAATGTAATAAGAACATATTTAGATTGGATTCTAGATATTCCATGGAGTAAATCAACTAAAGACAATTTTGATATTAAAAAAGCAGAAGAAATTTTAAATGATGAACATTATGGACTTATAGAAGTAAAGGAAAGAATTATAGAATATTTAGCAGTAAAGCAATATACTAATAATTTAAAAGGGCCTATATTATGTTTAGTTGGGCCACCAGGAGTAGGAAAGACTTCCATAGCTAAATCTGTTGCGAAAGCAATAAATAGAAATTTCGTTAGGATGTCATTAGGTGGACTAAAAGATGAAGCTGAAATACGAGGACATAGAAAAACTTATGTTGGTGCTATTCCAGGAAGAATTGTATACTCTATGAAAGAAGCTAAGTCTAATAATCCATTAATGTTACTAGATGAAATAGATAAGCTAGGTTTTGATCATAAGGGAAATGTGGCGGATGCTTTATTAGAAGTATTAGATAGTGAACAAAATAATACATTTAGAGATCACTATTTAGAGTTAGATCTTGATTTATCTAAAGTAATGTTTATAACAACAGCAAATTCTTTAGATAATATACCATCTCCATTACTAGATAGAATGGAAGTTATAGAAGTATCAGGATATACCTATGAGGAAAAATTCCATATTGCTAAAAAGTATTTAATTCCAAAGATATTAAAAGAACATAAATTAAATGAAGAAAAATTTAAAATATCAGATGGCTCTATTAAAGAAATAATAAATAGTTATACTTGTGAATCAGGGGTAAGAAGTCTTGAAAGGGTATTAGCTAAATTAGTAAGAAAATCTCTTACAGAAATGATTAAGAAACAAAAAGAAATAACTAATATTACAACATCAAGAATTCAAAAATATTTAGGTGCTCCTATATATACTTATGACAAGAGAGAACATGAAGATAGAGTTGGTGTAGTTAAGGGTATGGCATGGACTGCTGCTGGGGGAGATACACTTCCAGTCGAGGCTGTTACTATGCATGGAACAGGTAAACTAGAGTTGACTGGACAATTAGGTGATGTTATGAAAGAGTCAGCTAAAATAGCATTTGGTTATGTAAGAGCTAATGCTGAAAAGTTTGGCATAAAAGAGGACTTTTATAAAAACACTGATATACACATACATTTCCCAGAGGGAGCAATTAAAAAGGACGGTCCTTCAGCAGGTATAACAATAACTTCCGCTATAGTTTCAGCTTTATCAAATAAAAAAGTAAGAAGTAATGTAGCAATGACTGGAGAAGTAACTTTAACAGGTAGAGTTATGCCAATAGGTGGATTAAAAGAAAAGTCAATAGCTGCCTTTAGAGCGGGAATTGATACTATAATAATTCCTAAAGAAAATGAAAAAGATATAATTAAAATACCTACAACTATTAAGAATAAGCTAAATATTATTACTGTAGAAGATGTAAAAGAGGTATTAAATAAAGTTATAATTGGAGTTGATACCATTGATGAAAATTAA
- the yihA gene encoding ribosome biogenesis GTP-binding protein YihA/YsxC: protein MKINNSEFIISAVKRNQYPDTGLPEVAFVGRSNVGKSSIINALTNRRKLAKVSQTPGKTRLINFFMINNGEFYLVDLPGYGYAKVSKKEQASWGNTVETYLTGRDPLKRVILLVDSRHKPTSDDIQMHQWIKHFGYDEIIVATKSDKLSNNELRKSEKVIRQTLELDSSDKLYFFSSLNKKGKDQLVENLFGDLVYKEEIEGNVEE, encoded by the coding sequence ATGAAAATTAATAATTCTGAATTTATAATATCAGCAGTTAAAAGAAACCAGTATCCAGACACGGGTTTACCAGAAGTAGCCTTTGTAGGACGTTCAAATGTTGGTAAAAGTTCAATAATAAATGCGTTAACAAATAGAAGAAAATTAGCAAAAGTAAGTCAAACACCAGGTAAAACTAGATTAATAAATTTCTTTATGATAAATAATGGAGAGTTTTATCTTGTTGATTTACCAGGGTATGGATATGCAAAGGTTTCTAAGAAGGAGCAAGCAAGTTGGGGAAATACTGTAGAAACATATTTAACAGGAAGAGATCCGTTAAAAAGAGTTATATTATTAGTAGATTCAAGACATAAACCAACAAGTGATGATATACAAATGCATCAATGGATCAAGCATTTTGGATATGATGAAATTATTGTAGCTACAAAAAGTGATAAATTATCTAATAACGAATTGAGAAAAAGTGAAAAGGTAATAAGACAAACCTTAGAATTAGATTCAAGTGATAAACTATATTTCTTTTCATCATTAAATAAAAAAGGTAAGGATCAATTAGTGGAGAATTTATTTGGAGATTTAGTTTATAAAGAAGAAATAGAGGGAAATGTAGAAGAGTAA
- a CDS encoding Fur family transcriptional regulator, which yields MDNITSIFREKKLKLTPQRLAVYKYLMSTKEHPSAETIYKALQPEYPTMSLATVYKALKTLVEVELVQEINVGEGNFRYDGNPCEHAHIQCINCSKVDDLENVSFNDLNKTAEDASDYKVISNKVFFYGICKECQ from the coding sequence ATGGACAATATAACTTCTATCTTTAGAGAAAAAAAATTAAAACTTACTCCTCAAAGACTAGCGGTTTATAAGTACTTAATGAGTACAAAAGAACATCCTTCTGCTGAAACTATTTATAAAGCTCTTCAACCAGAATATCCTACTATGAGTTTAGCTACAGTGTATAAGGCTTTAAAAACTTTAGTAGAAGTTGAGTTAGTTCAAGAAATAAACGTTGGCGAAGGAAACTTTAGATATGACGGTAATCCTTGTGAGCACGCTCATATCCAATGTATTAATTGCAGTAAAGTTGATGACTTAGAAAATGTATCATTTAACGATTTGAACAAAACTGCTGAAGATGCCTCTGATTATAAAGTTATATCAAATAAGGTATTCTTTTATGGCATTTGTAAAGAATGTCAGTAA
- a CDS encoding EAL and HDOD domain-containing protein yields MDIFIARQAIYNKNEKVVAYELLYRSSLDNKFDSSVKPEEATYKVIQNISSFGLDKLTNNKMALVNFPEEVINSNMATLLPKEKVIIEVLENVKPTKEVIDNLRFLKRKGYYVALDDVSNLNQVMKFINIVDIIKVDFKLSTKEERKEIANFFMKNNFKLYNIKLLAEKIESKADFKEAIELNFKYFQGFYFSTPSVIIGEDIAVRNITIFNVLIELLKEEFDLSRIESIIISDVALSYKFLRFINSAYFSFVQEIDSIRQGIMLIGMEELRKWLSIVSVVEMRLSKSEEYANNTVIRAKFCEEVMAKINYKEKGNAFMVGLFSDLHVMMRKDIQSVVDELPVSFNVKEALLGKDNILRYILNLTLAYEELNTDLVYKISNRVGLNIDNLGQIYLNTIEWAKRINTY; encoded by the coding sequence ATGGATATATTTATAGCCAGGCAAGCGATTTATAATAAAAATGAAAAAGTAGTTGCATATGAGCTGTTATATAGAAGTTCTTTAGATAATAAGTTTGATTCATCTGTTAAACCAGAAGAAGCTACATATAAAGTAATTCAAAATATATCCTCTTTTGGATTAGATAAATTAACTAATAATAAAATGGCTTTAGTTAATTTTCCGGAAGAAGTTATAAATAGTAATATGGCAACACTTTTACCTAAAGAAAAAGTAATAATAGAAGTACTAGAAAACGTTAAACCCACAAAAGAAGTAATTGATAATTTAAGATTCTTAAAAAGAAAAGGTTATTATGTAGCTTTAGATGATGTTAGCAATTTAAATCAAGTAATGAAATTTATAAATATAGTAGATATAATAAAGGTTGATTTTAAACTTTCTACTAAAGAAGAAAGAAAAGAAATTGCTAATTTCTTTATGAAAAATAATTTTAAGTTATATAATATAAAGTTACTGGCAGAGAAAATTGAAAGTAAAGCAGATTTTAAAGAGGCTATTGAGTTAAACTTTAAATATTTTCAAGGGTTTTATTTTAGCACTCCATCTGTAATTATAGGTGAAGATATAGCGGTTAGAAATATAACTATATTTAATGTTCTTATTGAATTATTAAAAGAAGAATTTGATTTAAGTAGAATAGAAAGTATAATAATTTCAGATGTTGCATTAAGTTATAAATTTTTAAGGTTTATAAATTCTGCATATTTTAGTTTTGTTCAAGAAATTGATTCTATAAGACAAGGAATAATGCTTATTGGAATGGAAGAATTAAGAAAATGGCTATCAATAGTTTCAGTTGTAGAGATGAGGTTAAGTAAAAGTGAAGAATATGCTAATAACACTGTTATAAGAGCCAAATTTTGTGAAGAAGTTATGGCTAAAATTAACTATAAAGAAAAGGGAAATGCATTTATGGTTGGTTTATTTTCAGATTTACATGTGATGATGAGAAAGGATATTCAAAGTGTTGTAGATGAGTTGCCAGTTAGTTTTAATGTGAAAGAAGCACTTTTAGGAAAAGATAATATACTAAGATATATATTAAATTTAACTTTAGCATATGAAGAACTTAATACAGATTTAGTCTATAAAATAAGTAATAGAGTTGGTTTAAATATAGATAATTTAGGTCAAATATATCTAAATACTATAGAATGGGCCAAAAGAATAAATACATATTAA